Proteins encoded within one genomic window of Alteribacter populi:
- a CDS encoding YcaO-like family protein yields MSIQMAASPIIMSNIIPVSHNNKFIFIGPRRHENHFCFRCFKDRLVEVGLDKHYMGYDTTDDLNGSEQDIVNEFKKKLASDIEVPSIYIFNRETYEVEIHSTFKRGDCGGCFYDRVDISHKKAEGGFTKTYLRQETFSSVEGRLEKFKTFLFSNKTSLINHLTRAGDSYGTPMVQSEVLYKGISMLSYGRTSTYRKSKYTSILESMERYATAFPYSTKDNNPLREEESSLIDLTLTEVMHLCNYNNSQNYTKNDPIYYQGVEALHKGTEVLIPEQLIYFNSHQVSGEKRYIYESSNGSALGSSVDEASLHAMLELFERDAFLATWYGRIPPVRIDLDEITSTKVSYYIEALKRKRIKVHLFEISVELKIPTIWVLLEKENPKEDEMAFYTAAAASFDLEDALEKALIEATTAISVFNNMFKRSDFLERKRYLLTHPHMVSELEDHLLLYSNKEMKEVLSFALNTSHSMTDKELTEYYVDYSGQSSKIIKKLQEKILEISPKAYRATIKNPNLTVTGFVNVKYIVPEMLTMTFGHQNRRVVYSRVEKAINEKKRGCLNNKWIENTPHPFP; encoded by the coding sequence ATGAGCATACAAATGGCGGCTTCTCCGATCATTATGAGTAACATAATTCCAGTCTCTCATAATAATAAGTTTATTTTTATAGGACCCAGGCGTCATGAGAACCACTTTTGTTTTCGATGTTTTAAAGATCGGTTGGTAGAGGTTGGGCTTGATAAGCATTACATGGGCTACGATACTACTGACGACCTAAATGGTAGTGAACAAGATATTGTTAATGAATTTAAAAAGAAGCTAGCTTCTGATATTGAGGTACCCTCCATTTATATATTTAATCGGGAAACGTATGAAGTGGAGATCCACAGCACGTTTAAAAGAGGGGACTGTGGTGGATGTTTCTATGATCGTGTCGATATCTCTCATAAAAAGGCAGAAGGTGGATTCACGAAAACTTATTTGCGTCAAGAAACCTTTTCATCAGTGGAAGGAAGGTTAGAAAAATTTAAAACCTTCCTTTTCTCTAATAAGACGTCACTCATCAATCACCTAACCCGAGCCGGAGACTCATACGGTACTCCCATGGTGCAATCGGAGGTGTTGTACAAAGGAATTTCCATGCTTTCTTACGGAAGGACATCCACGTATAGGAAATCCAAGTATACGTCGATATTGGAGTCGATGGAGAGGTATGCGACAGCGTTCCCTTATTCAACAAAAGATAACAATCCACTGAGAGAAGAGGAGTCTTCTCTTATTGATTTAACACTTACTGAAGTCATGCACCTTTGCAACTATAACAATAGTCAAAATTACACTAAGAACGATCCTATTTATTACCAGGGAGTAGAGGCATTGCATAAAGGAACAGAAGTATTGATCCCGGAACAATTGATTTACTTTAACTCTCATCAAGTAAGTGGAGAGAAACGTTACATTTATGAGAGCTCAAATGGTAGTGCGTTAGGCTCTTCGGTAGATGAAGCTAGTTTACATGCTATGCTAGAGCTATTTGAACGTGATGCATTTCTTGCCACTTGGTATGGGCGAATTCCACCTGTTCGAATAGACCTGGATGAAATTACCTCAACGAAAGTTAGTTATTACATTGAAGCATTAAAAAGAAAAAGGATTAAAGTTCATCTTTTTGAAATTTCAGTGGAGTTAAAAATTCCAACAATTTGGGTTCTTTTAGAAAAAGAAAATCCTAAGGAAGATGAAATGGCTTTTTACACAGCAGCAGCAGCTTCGTTTGATCTCGAGGATGCACTTGAGAAAGCATTGATTGAGGCTACGACAGCAATTTCTGTTTTCAATAATATGTTTAAAAGATCTGACTTTCTAGAAAGAAAAAGATATCTATTAACGCATCCTCATATGGTGTCAGAATTAGAGGACCATTTACTTCTATATTCAAACAAAGAAATGAAAGAAGTTCTATCATTCGCGTTAAATACATCTCATTCAATGACGGATAAAGAACTGACCGAATACTATGTTGATTATAGCGGACAATCATCAAAAATTATTAAAAAATTGCAAGAAAAAATACTTGAAATATCTCCAAAGGCTTATCGCGCTACGATTAAAAACCCTAACCTAACTGTTACAGGGTTTGTTAACGTTAAGTATATTGTACCCGAAATGTTAACGATGACATTTGGTCATCAGAATAGAAGAGTAGTGTATTCTCGAGTAGAAAAAGCAATCAACGAAAAAAAACGTGGTTGTTTAAATAATAAATGGATAGAAAATACCCCTCATCCTTTTCCATAG
- a CDS encoding ABC transporter ATP-binding protein: MNIIDVKGLRKSYGDHQVLKGLDFQAKEGEIIGVIGKNGAGKSTFLEILMTIKEFDYGDITIFNENLQGLTMERLENLRKDISVVLQPTQFYKTLKVEELLRLFQSYYQSKTEIDEIIADFKLEPHRKSYFDKLSGGWKQKVSLAIAFLSEPKLIILDEPTTGLDPHMRNVLWSYIVEYNQRVGGTVILTTHYMDEVEMYCDKVMLINNGENEIYDTTDKILSLGYKSINSFYLSKVSV, encoded by the coding sequence ATGAATATTATTGATGTGAAAGGTTTAAGAAAGTCATATGGTGATCACCAAGTGCTAAAGGGCTTAGACTTTCAAGCAAAAGAAGGAGAAATCATTGGAGTTATCGGAAAGAATGGTGCTGGTAAGTCTACGTTTCTTGAAATATTGATGACTATTAAAGAATTTGATTATGGTGATATTACAATTTTTAATGAGAATTTACAGGGATTGACTATGGAGCGTTTGGAGAATTTGAGAAAAGACATTTCTGTTGTATTACAACCCACCCAATTTTACAAAACATTAAAAGTAGAAGAGTTACTCCGTTTATTTCAATCTTACTACCAGTCCAAAACGGAAATTGACGAAATTATTGCTGACTTTAAATTGGAACCACATAGAAAGTCGTATTTCGATAAGTTATCTGGAGGTTGGAAGCAAAAAGTGAGTTTAGCAATTGCTTTTTTATCTGAGCCTAAGCTGATTATTCTCGACGAACCGACTACAGGGCTAGATCCACATATGCGAAATGTATTGTGGTCTTATATTGTTGAGTATAACCAAAGGGTGGGAGGAACAGTTATTTTAACAACCCATTACATGGATGAAGTTGAGATGTATTGCGATAAGGTCATGCTTATTAATAATGGGGAAAATGAAATTTATGATACAACAGACAAAATATTGTCATTAGGATACAAGTCCATTAATAGTTTTTACCTTTCTAAAGTTTCAGTATAA
- a CDS encoding ABC transporter permease → MLATQLRYDLLMFSREMFYLIFSIVVPPVTYVFMGQLFGDTTYAGGLSYAQMYTPSFILLITFSVVFFAFGFDQVMNRTTGVEKRISISPVSSRILLLSSIIKSIIITSFGFLLINVIGILIYDLQFQVLTFMSSYGFFIILNAFLLVISSAIYSLFNEMKSALVFSILLFQFVMFTGDFSIPVSQMPDFVQIIAKMNPIYHMNHLFIDVWNQRLVFDSSTFISIGVVLGVFIFALLLIRFSNRKQV, encoded by the coding sequence ATGTTAGCCACACAGTTAAGATACGACTTACTTATGTTTTCCAGGGAGATGTTTTATCTAATCTTTTCAATTGTTGTGCCACCAGTTACTTATGTATTCATGGGACAATTGTTCGGGGATACTACGTATGCCGGAGGATTAAGTTATGCACAAATGTATACCCCCTCTTTCATACTATTAATTACATTTTCTGTTGTTTTTTTTGCTTTCGGATTCGATCAAGTGATGAATCGTACAACAGGTGTTGAAAAGAGGATCAGTATCTCACCAGTATCATCCAGGATTTTACTTCTCTCAAGTATTATTAAATCAATTATTATCACAAGTTTCGGGTTTCTATTAATCAATGTAATTGGAATCCTCATCTATGACTTACAGTTTCAAGTATTAACATTCATGAGTTCCTATGGGTTCTTTATTATCCTTAACGCATTTTTATTGGTGATCTCTTCAGCTATCTACTCTTTATTTAATGAAATGAAGAGTGCGTTAGTCTTTTCAATTCTTTTGTTTCAATTTGTGATGTTTACAGGTGACTTCTCAATCCCTGTGAGTCAAATGCCTGATTTTGTACAAATCATTGCTAAAATGAATCCAATTTATCATATGAATCATTTATTTATTGATGTTTGGAATCAGCGGCTCGTATTTGACAGTAGCACATTCATTTCAATAGGTGTTGTTCTTGGCGTGTTCATATTCGCACTGTTATTGATCCGTTTTTCCAACAGAAAGCAGGTTTAA
- a CDS encoding thiopeptide-type bacteriocin biosynthesis protein, translating to MWTSKHIFIHDYELIDDYLKEILLPLAEKELTNEYFFIRYWDGGPHVRLRYKNNEDNIHFERQLHSLLDQFKERHLDWVFKSIVDDERVRKTEGEGTGVTYPNFSIQSINYFPEFERYGGESVMNISEEIFVISSKFASNIIRNIPRNKRYAIGYDLMFECGKLAEEMGLIDNRSDFFYEYNLIWKNFHNQPEHKELASFLYQRAKSMEVKGPLKPYKPYLTLLKEKISNIVQNQSAYKKKDVYFILISHIHMLNNRLGVSPDREYIFSKILCDYHRGKKLHAYQKEEG from the coding sequence ATGTGGACTTCAAAGCATATATTTATCCATGATTATGAATTAATTGATGATTACTTAAAGGAAATACTGTTACCCTTAGCTGAGAAAGAATTAACTAATGAATATTTCTTCATCCGTTACTGGGATGGTGGTCCTCACGTTCGTTTAAGATATAAAAACAATGAGGATAACATTCATTTTGAACGTCAATTACATTCATTACTTGATCAATTTAAAGAGAGACATCTAGATTGGGTGTTTAAATCTATAGTGGACGATGAGCGAGTAAGAAAAACGGAGGGAGAAGGAACTGGGGTTACCTATCCTAACTTTAGCATCCAATCTATTAATTATTTTCCTGAGTTTGAACGTTACGGTGGAGAGAGCGTAATGAATATTTCAGAAGAAATCTTCGTAATATCTTCAAAATTCGCCAGTAATATAATCCGAAATATTCCGAGGAATAAGAGATATGCAATAGGGTATGACCTTATGTTTGAGTGTGGGAAGCTAGCTGAAGAGATGGGCTTAATCGATAATAGGAGCGACTTTTTTTATGAATACAACTTAATTTGGAAAAATTTTCATAATCAACCTGAACATAAAGAATTAGCTTCCTTTTTATATCAAAGAGCAAAAAGTATGGAAGTAAAAGGACCACTTAAGCCATACAAACCTTATTTAACATTGTTGAAAGAGAAAATATCCAATATTGTCCAAAATCAGTCCGCTTATAAAAAGAAAGACGTGTACTTTATATTAATCTCACACATTCATATGTTAAACAATAGGTTAGGAGTATCACCTGATCGTGAGTACATCTTTTCAAAAATACTATGTGACTATCATAGGGGCAAAAAACTCCATGCATATCAAAAAGAAGAGGGGTAA